From a region of the Dictyostelium discoideum AX4 chromosome 2 chromosome, whole genome shotgun sequence genome:
- a CDS encoding hypothetical protein (Similar to Dictyostelium discoideum (Slime mold). hypothetical 97.7 kDa protein), with product MKYLQNVILTDQEFYKCKINLPLNVEKLAFKNFNQEIGSGWLDGNEKLTHLDLGKSYNHPLKIGDIPNGITNLTLSYNFDFQIQPFAIPSSVTSITFGNRWNQQLIKDSLPKSLKSLKFGSCFNNKGNPIDFSIFPKSIESIIFGKDFQQLIEPNSFETFLPNLVKLEFNSEYKKKLKLNSIPKTVKELFLGYNNNFNNNNNNNDESIFKCIPNSVTKLTLGDYLSNPIEAYDLPDSITDLSLGLNNSINVGSIPNSVKSLEFFSYNRSTPDGTLPNSLVKLKFSQDFNQELSYGLFKNCYESLTSLDLGYLFKRFKSGVLPKNLKELKFNRLFNPDYLDPNSIPDSVETLQIMPNFKLNQNNNNNIPKSLKNLILINFNCVIPKDYFKNSNVLWNQLKSLDLSESSFNSVIHEGCLPLNLEILKFSSEFNQNLTLEMLPPNLKTLQLGSNFNKIINRDNMPESLTTLWVLGCPKLTHDQLPINLISIFTYNTNKEFLNSLDYDYFWYFLKIIKKYYW from the exons atga agtATTTACAAAATGTAATATTAACAGATCaagaattttataaatgtaaaattaatttaccattaaatgttgaaaagttagcatttaaaaattttaatcaagAGATTGGTTCAGGTTGGTTAGATggtaatgaaaaattaactCATTTAGATCTTGGTAAAAGTTACAATCATCCTTTGAAAATTGGTGATATTCCAAATggaattacaaatttaacaCTAAGTTATAATTTCGATTTCCAAATTCAACCATTTGCAATACCATCAAGTGTAACATCCATTACATTTGGTAATCGTTggaatcaacaattaattaaagatagtttaccaaaatctttaaaatctttaaaatttggttcttgttttaataataaaggtaatccaattgatttttcaatatttccaaaatcaattgaatctattatttttggtaaagattttcaacaattaattgaaccaaattcatttgaaacttttttaccaaatttagtaaaattagaatttaattcagaatataaaaaaaaattaaaattaaattcaattccaaaaactgtaaaagaattattcttaggttataataataattttaataataataataataataatgatgaatcaatatttaaatgtatACCAAATAGTGTTACAAAATTAACATTGGGTGATTATTTAAGTAATCCAATTGAAGCATATGATTTACCAGATTCAATTACAGATTTATCATTgggtttaaataattcaattaatgttGGATCAATACCAAACTCAGTGAAATCATTGGAATTCTTTAGTTATAATAGGTCAACACCAGATGGTACATTACCAAATTCATTGGTTAAACTTAAATTTAGTCAAGATTTTAATCAAGAATTATCATatggattatttaaaaattgttatgAAAGTTTAACAAGTTTAGATTTAGGTTACCTTTTCAAACGTTTTAAATCTGGTGTTTTaccaaagaatttaaaagaattaaaatttaatcgTCTTTTTAATCCAGATTATTTAGACCCAAATTCAATACCAGATTCAGTTGAAACTTTACAAATTAtgccaaattttaaattaaatcaaaataataataataatataccaaaatctttaaaaaatttaattttaattaattttaattgtgtAATTCcaaaagattattttaaaaattcaaatgttttatggaatcaattaaaatcattagacCTTAGTGAATCATCATTCAATTCGGTCATTCATGAAGGTTGTTTAcctttaaatttagaaattttaaaatttagttcagaatttaatcaaaatttaacatTGGAAATGTTACCACCAAATCTTAAAACTCTTCAATTAggttcaaattttaataaaataattaatagagATAATATGCCTGAATCATTAACAACTCTATGGGTTTTAGGTTGTCCAAAATTAACCCATGAtcaattaccaattaatttaatttcaattttcacttataatactaataaagaatttttaaattctttagattatgattatttttggtattttttaaaaattataaaaaaatattattggtaa
- the gefM gene encoding Ras guanine nucleotide exchange factor yields the protein MWQKPSLTKSMMNEVSSNSPKSPTLTSSPSTQSFANRVLPGRNLDGGGGGSNRLIFGGSGGGSGGGSLPSSPVSSPVNPFNLNGGGGGKSSRRRGVTVAAGSEQVETRRKILLGNSRPFRRRARSMEILNSWDFIPYQKKPSDDEQGQVDQYIQGENDEDLTSYESYITNNNTTTTTNTNNSNNNNSNNDGSGSGSGAGGSFIGTTTSAKTTSTTSTSAATTTTTTTTSSSSSSPSSSSPSSTSPTIASNNDNNNKIEPPQPSKIANSVPPLTLSQSQTQQQQQQKVKPPPPSPRFSTNSSGSQSPPVPPRSSKSLGLSNDFSISLSSSMSSNSLLISGSINTLPTSSSSSSSVGGSGASAASASISSSSSLSSSSLSVSKLIYENNEENKFVVVSGPKDQLVEYLCNKNKLDFSFVNSFILSFRYFIEPEELFNHLMVKYETKVQTTSSIKVSKQFEEIQDRIRQNILIIISVWVDCNYSDFEDNLSLHKRLFKLVQDTPHAVFLRDSIDRQKVSKIPILDLYEKLKDELLLSLSPRGSLSGSGGISNNNNGSDLKNSNNGNNSSNNNNSSSNSSSSSSSSDIKNIKNSFFSLTTMMDWLMNHLSIGYATADSILKKLFKLKVIGSLGSGGGFTNISSSHTNSNSKSSKEELYFFTSTKSIINKEIYSRSFMDYSPQDIAKQLTLIEFKLFQSVKMKELYHKSWTISKSKFENSPNIMSLITMSNKIANWVATEVVTTPHPKKRVEVLKRFISVAEHCKKINNFNTLMEVISGLSNSAVSRLKETWKSLPTRYVNSFNSLQNFLKTDENWKSYRQTLKTKETPCLPYLGLFLQDINFIEDGNSNLSSENDWVNFKKMNLLTSVFTEIQYFQRHPYFSFSTHQNIQTYFEKDIVILPEKELYAFSKFIESPSNPLFRLSKSKNQSIFNI from the exons atgtggCAAAAACCATCTTTAACAAAATCAATGATGAATGAAGTTTCTTCAAATTCACCAAAATCACCTACAttaacatcatcaccatcaacacaATCATTTGCAAATAGAGTATTACCGGGTAGAAATTtagatggtggtggtggtggtagtaatagATTAATATTTGgaggtagtggtggtggtagtggtggtggaaGTTTACCGAGTAGTCCAGTAAGTTCACCAGTGAAtccatttaatttaaatggaGGTGGAGGTGGCAAATCGAGTAGAAGAAGAGGTGTAACAGTTGCAGCAGGTTCAGAACAAGTTGAAACTAGaagaaaaatattattaggTAACTCTAGACCATTTAGACGTCGTGCTCGTAGTatggaaattttaaattcttggGATTTTATACCATATCAAAAAAAACCATCAGATGATGAACAAGGCCAAGTTGATCAATATATTCAAGGAGAGaatgatgaagatttaaCATCTTATGAATCATATATTACAAACAAtaatactactaccactacaaatacaaataatagtaataataataatagtaataatgatggtagtggtagtggaaGTGGTGCTGGAGGTAGTTTCATTGGTACCACTACATCGGCAAAAACTACATCAACTACTAGCACATCAGcagcaacaactacaacaactacaaccacatcatcatcatcatcatcaccatcatcttcatcaccatcatcaacatcaccaacaatagcttctaataatgataataataataaaattgaaccGCCACAACCATCAAAGATTGCAAATAGTGTGCCACCATTAACTTTATCACAATCACAAactcaacaacagcagcagcaaAAGGTTAAACCACCACCGCCATCACCAAGATTTTCAACAAACAGTAGTGGCAGCCAAAGTCCACCAGTACCACCAAGATCAAGTAAATCATTAGgattatcaaatgatttcTCAATTAGTTTATCCTCATCAATGTCATCGAACTCATTGTTAATCTCTGGTTCAATTAATACATTACCaacatcgtcatcatcatcatcatcagtagGAGGGTCAGGAGCATCGGCAGCATCAGCATccatttcatcatcatcatcattatcatcatcatcattatctgtttcaaaattaatttatgaaaataatgaagaaaataaatttgtagtAGTATCAGGTCCAAAAGATCAACTTGTAGAATATTtatgtaataaaaataaattag atttctCATTTGTAAATAgttttatattatcatttcGATATTTTATTGAACCAgaagaattatttaatcattTAATGGTAAAATATGAAACAAAGGTTCAAACAACTTCATCAATTAAAGTTTCAAAACAATTTGAAGAAATTCAAGATAGAATTAGACaaaa tattttaattattatatcaGTTTGGGTAGATTGTAATTATAGTGATTTTGAAGATAATTTAAGTTTACATAagagattatttaaattagttCAAGATACACCACATGCTGTATTTTTAAGAGATTCAATTGATAGACAAAAAGTATCGAAAATTccaattttagatttatatgaaaaattaaaagatgaattattattatcattatcaccaaGAGGTAGTTtaagtggtagtggtggtattagcaataataataatggtagtgatttaaaaaatagtaataatggaaataatagtagtaataataataatagtagtagtaacagtagtagtagtagtagtagtagtgatataaaaaatataaaaaattcattctTTTCTTTAACAACAATGATGGATTGGTTAATGAATcatttatcaattggttaTGCAACGGCTGATTcaatattaaagaaattatttaaattaaaagtaattgGTAGTTTAggaagtggtggtggttttaCAAACATTTCTTCATCACATACTAATTCAAATAGTAAATCTTCAAAAGAAGAATTATACTTTTTT acatcaacaaaatcaataattaataaagaaatttattcAAGATCATTTATGGATTATAGTCCACAAGATATTGCAAAACAATTAacattgattgaatttaaattatttcaaagtGTGAAAATGAAAGAACTTTATCATAAGTCATGGACGATTAGTAAGAGTAAGTTTGAGAATTCACCAAATATAATGTCATTGATAACAATGTCGAATAAGATTGCCAATTGGGTAGCAACAGAGGTGGTGACAACACCACATCCAAAGAAACGTGTTGAAGTTTTGAAAAGATTTATATCGGTTGCAGAACATTGTAAAAAGATAAACAATTTCAATACACTAATGGAGGTGATAAGTGGTCTTTCCAATAGCGCAGTATCACGTTTAAAAGAGACTTGGAAATCGTTGCCTACCAGATACGTAAATTCGTTCAATTCACTTCAAAACTTTCTAAAAACTGACGAAAATTGGAAATCTTACAGACAGACTTTAAAAACCAAAGAAACACCATGTCTACCTTATTTAGGCCTATTCCTACAAGATATCAATTTCATTGAAGATGGTAATTCAAACCTTTCTTCTGAAAATGATTGGGTAAACTTtaagaaaatgaatttattaactTCAGTTTTCACTGAAATTCAATACTTTCAAAGACATCcttattttagttttagtACTcatcaaaatattcaaacTTATTTCGAAAAGGATATAGTTATATTACCTGAAAAAGAACTTTAtgcattttcaaaatttattgaatCACCTTCAAATCCATTATTTagattatcaaaatcaaaaaatcaatcaatatttaatatttaa
- the ppiH gene encoding U4/U6 small nuclear ribonucleoprotein (Similar to PPIase): MNNTTTSSSSTTATSSTSLAPNNTLNNENPIVFMDVAIVNQQNPVHLGRIKIELFADIVPKTAENFRQFCTGEHRVAGLPIGYKDCTFHKISKDFMIQGGDFVKRDGSGRTSIYGERFADENFKIKHSGPGLLSMVNSGPNSNGCQFFITCVAAEWLDGKNVVFGKVIDGLKVVRTIEDIPVNPPPNRPKYDVVITECGQL; encoded by the exons ATGAACAATACAAccacatcatcatcatcaacaactgCAACATCTTCAACATCATTAGCACCAAATAatacattaaataatgaaaatccTATAGTATTTATGGATGTTGCAATTGTAAATCAACAAAACCCAGTACATTTAGGtagaataaaaatagaattatttGCAGATATCGTACCAAAAACAGCAGAGAATTTTAGACAATTTTGTACTGGTGAACATAGAGTTGCAGGTTTACCAATTGGGTATAAAGATTGTACATTTCATAAAATTTCTAAAGATTTCATGATTCAAGGTGGTGATTTCGTAAAA agAGATGGGTCAGGTAGAACATCAATTTATGGTGAAAGATTTGCagatgaaaattttaaaattaaacattcAGGACCAGGTTTATTATCAATGGTAAATAGTGGaccaaattcaaatggtTGTCAATTTTTCATAACGTGTGTTGCTGCTGAATGGTTAGATGGTAAAAATGTAGTTTTTGGTAAAGTTATCGATGGTTTAAAAGTTGTTAGAACAATTGAAGATATACCTGTTAATCCACCACCAAATAGACCAAAATATGATGTAGTTATAACTGAATGTGgtcaattataa
- a CDS encoding peptidase C19 family protein, with protein MPIITSSNVTTSTLENGNILKKINKTPIKKKMATTTNSDTISPIEKLKQKNKLIKSQQLQQQQSTQQTIGETMQNILYKKQNLIENKDKDDDENEQDNNNNEQDNKLKKKQDKIKNKEEIEKLNIKKKQVNSAISNEAKPLFHRMIKFKEAEIQDDSNDQLKNKYKPINKLNDSASKKLADLAKAKSEAKKKEKEGGEEEEDDDNILAKPKKVLFSVDQLSKLMEWKSVQRIGSGLNNVGNTCFMNSVLQCLTYTVPLANFMMSREHSRQCQASGFCIFCSLETQVLQSHKCGGKSITPKEIASNIRKIAPTFRIGRQEDSHEFIRFMIESLQKVSLSKYPKGSINHRDAMTTVIGSIFGGYLRSQVKCSQCQYESNTYDPFMDLCVDINQADSLTKGLTNFVKSELLDGSNKYKCSKCKKLVKAQKRLQIHIAPPILTCQIKRFSFLGSYGGKINRQIQFDQSLNLSPFMTQSNNHSIYDLYAVLVHLGGSTSSGHYYCYVKGSNGIWYNMDDSSVSQVSLNTVLSQKAYMLFYSKRNIDQSINTNTVSINTIGNKRKLDDEKLTSKITTPTTTTTTITTTPEITADEKQNIKKQKITNITTTTTTTTTTTTTKPINNNNTVTSSPKIESTKKVSPQIKSTSLSQSQSPSPSPKMKSISLGNDEIIDKQTLKNQTSDDDEEDDDSYSDSDESSLSGPSSESDNGGISPSLISTNLSPKLTTPSTIINIHNQSKKDKKDAEKLEKQKQENENKTTTTKQQQEEGLDWEKIRVPQQSTTDDKRKLKSINNSKQNLENSKINPENGHLPFKVGSWDIEDIGSDFKQARKELLGDELLKEIKHEKDEHNKHFDLGRVKKVKTKKHLSQDEPNQFNKLAAQLKQRKENELKYGNDRSSKFTNKSINKQQQSTTNKNRPKKFTG; from the exons atgCCAATCATTACAAGTTCAAATGTTACTACATCCACATTGGAAAAtggtaatattttaaaaaaaattaataaaaccccaattaaaaagaaaatggcaacaacaacaaacagtGATACAATATcaccaattgaaaaattaaaacaaaaaaataaattaataaagagtcaacaactacaacaacaacaatcaactCAACAAACAATTGGAGAAACTATGCAAAATATTctatataaaaaacaaaatttaatagaaaataaagataaagatgatgatgaaaatgaacaagataataataataatgaacaagataataaattaaaaaaaaaacaagataaaattaaaaataaagaagagattgaaaaacttaatattaaaaagaaacaagTTAATTCAGCCATTTCAAACGAAGCAAAACCATTATTTCATAGaatgattaaatttaaagaagcAGAGATTCAAGATGATTCAAatgatcaattgaaaaataagtataaaccaattaataaattaaatgatagtGCATCAAAGAAATTAGCAGATTTGGCAAAAGCAAAGAGTGAAgctaaaaagaaagagaaagagggAGGCGAGGAAGaggaagatgatgataatattttagCAAAAcctaaaaaagttttatttagtGTTGACCAATTGTCCAAGCTCATGGAATGGAAATCAGTTCAACGTATTGGTAGTGGTTTAAATAATGTTGGTAATACATGTTTCATGAATTCAGTATTACAATGCTTGACATACACTGTGCCATTGGCCAATTTCATGATGTCACGTGAACACTCAAGACAGTGTCAGGCTAGTGGGTTTTGTATATTTTGTAGTTTAGAAACTCAGGTTCTACAAAGCCATAAATGTGGTGGTAAGAGTATCACACCAAAGGAGATTGCTTCAAATATTAGGAAAATAGCACCAACATTTAGAATTGGTCGTCAAGAAGATTCTCATGAATTTATTAGATTCATGATTGAGTCATTGCAAAAGGTTAGTTTATCAAAGTATCCAAAAGGCTCAATAAATCATCGTGATGCAATGACCACTGTTATTGGTAGTATTTTCGGTGGTTATTTACGATCACAAGTTAAATGTTCACAATGTCAATATGAATCAAATACATATGATCCATTCATGGATTTATGTGTTGATATTAATCAAGCAGATTCTCTAACTAAAGGTTTAACAAATTTCGTTAAATCTGAACTATTGGATggttcaaataaatataaatgttcaaaatgtaaaaaattagttaaaGCTCAAAAACGTTTACAAATTCATATAGCTCCTCCAATTTTAACTTGTCAAATTAAACGTTTTAGTTTCTTAGGTTCTTATGGtggtaaaattaatagaCAAATTCAATTTGATCAAAGTTTAAATCTTTCACCATTTATGACTCAATCAAAT aatcATTCAATTTATGATTTATATGCAGTATTAGTACATTTAGGTGGTAGTACATCATCAggtcattattattgttatgtTAAAGGTTCAAATGGTATTTGGTATAATATGGATGATTCATCAGTATCACAAGTTAGTTTAAATACAGTTTTATCACAAAAAGCATATAtgttattttattcaaaaagaaatattgatcaatcaattaatacaaatacagTTTCAATAAATACTATTggtaataaaagaaaattagatgatgaaaaattaacttcaaaaataacaacaccaacaacaacaacaacaacaataacaacaacaccagAAATAACAGCTgatgaaaaacaaaatataaagaaacaaaaaattactaatataactactacaactactacaacaacaacaacaacaacaacaaaaccaattaataataataatacagtCACTTCTTCACCAAAGATTGAGTCAACAAAAAAAGTATCACCACAAATAAAATCAACATCAttatcacaatcacaatcaccatcaccatcaccaaagatgaaatcaatttcacttggaaatgatgaaataatagataaacaaactttaaagaatcaaactagtgatgatgatgaagaagatgatgatagtTATTCAGATTCTGatgaatcatcattatcaggTCCATCATCAGAATCTGATAATGGTGGAATTTCACCATCTTTAATATCAACTAATTTATCACCAAAATTAACTACACcttcaacaattattaatattcatAATCAATCTAAAAAGGATAAAAAGGATGctgaaaaattagaaaaacaaaaacaagaaaatgaaaataaaacaacaacaactaaacaacaacaagaagaaggATTAGATTGGGAAAAAATTAGAGTACCACAACAATCAACAACTGATGATAAAaggaaattaaaatcaattaataattcaaaacaaaatttagaaaattcaaaaattaatccAGAAAATGGCCATTTACCATTTAAAGTTGGGTCTTGGGATATTGAAGATATTGGTAGTGATTTTAAACAAGCTAGAAAGGAATTATTAGGTGATGagttattaaaagaaattaaacatGAAAAGGATGAACATAATAAACATTTTGATCTTGGTAGagttaaaaaagttaaaactaaaaaacatTTATCTCAAGATGAaccaaatcaattcaataaaTTGGCTGCACAATTAAAACAACgtaaagaaaatgaattaaaatatgGCAATGATAGATCTTCAAAATTcacaaataaatcaataaataaacaacaacaatccactactaataaaaatagaccAAAGAAATTCACTGGTTaa
- the tssc1 gene encoding WD40 repeat-containing protein, translating into MFNTNTSNISTNVYGLSQKTRALSHITAEADVNRFLVGTTALREENEIALLEAKEGEGVRCLSIFPHPKEIHSITSCPFDSSLFFSVYNTSGGGNNNSNNTNNNDNTNNNTNNNDFKSSLWRINESMDSIEELFELKGHTGIIKPILCDPSGSNNFIISLDDSNIRLWSKIDDQNEPTVIKQFGNLSKLSVGSINPNISNQLATANDVNIKGWDFRNAKETFSMDKAHSEQIRDIDFNPNKPYYLLSAGDDCKLKIWDTRQTRDPVKIFSGHNHWIWSAKFNRYHDQLIITSSSDNTVKLWNLYSLSSAFNSENNISNSNEQQHSQQPNEQQPQQPPQPVKQKKNKRNEDQLIKTYEEHEDSVYNISWSSSNFLFASLSYDGRFVVNNVPKEYSDILSYI; encoded by the exons atgtttaatacaaatacatCTAACATTTCAACAAATGTATATGGTTTATCACAAAAGACAAGAGCATTATCACATATTACAGCGGAAGCAGATGTAAACCGATTTTTAGTTGGAACAACAGCATTAAGAGAAGAGAATGAAATTGCATTATTAGAAGCAAAAGAAGGTGAAGGTGTTAGATGTTTATCAATATTTCCACACCCAAAAGAAATCCATTCAATAACGTCATGTCCATTTGATTCATCATTATTCTTTTCAGTATATAATACATcaggtggtggtaataataatagtaataatacaaataacaatgataatacaaataacaatacaaataataatgattttaaatcatcattatggagaattaatgaatctatggattcaattgaagaattatttgaattaaaaggaCACACAGGTATAATTAAACCAATCCTTTGTGATCCATCAggttcaaataatttcattatctcATTAGATGATTCAAACATTAGATTATGGTCAAAGATTGATGATCAAAATGAACCAACAGTTATTAAACAATTTGGTAatctttcaaaattatcTGTTGGTTCAATTAATCCAAATATATCAAACCAATTAGCAACTGCAAATGATGTTAATATTAAAGGTTGGGATTTTAGAAATGCAAA agAAACATTTAGTATGGATAAAGCACATTCAGAACAAATTAGagatattgattttaatccaaataaaccatattatttattatcagCAGGTGATGATTGTAAATTAAAGATTTGGGATACTAGACAAACTAGAGATCCTGTTAAAATATTCTCTGGTCATAATCATTGGATTTGGTCTGCTAAATTTAATAGATATCATGATCAATTAATCATTACTTCAAGTAGTGATAACACTGTAAAATTATGGAACCTTTATTCTTTATCTTCTGCTTTCAatagtgaaaataatattagtaatagtaatgaacaacaacactcacaacaaccaaatgaacaacaaccacaacaaccaccacaaccagttaaacaaaagaaaaa tAAAAGAAATGaagatcaattaattaaaacttaTGAAGAACATGAAGATAGTGTTTATAATATATCATGGAGTTCAAGTAATTTCTTATTTGCATCTTTATCTTATGATGGTAGATTTGTTGTTAATAATGTACCAAAAGAATATTCCGATATTTTATcttatatttga
- a CDS encoding hypothetical protein (Hemolysin III) yields MINSTDILVENNEAALFLNDGPEVQTYSEEVLNSLSHGIGLLLCIPAVFFLLSLARMKGSKWHVVSCTIYGITLMTMYFCSTLYHSVDIIHLQKYRNFFKDLDHCAIYMLIAGTYTPLTLINLVYNNLNHNNNNSSSSSNQPMINGGQQQQQQKIKTPIAKAVKIGWAMFVLIWAMCVLGVGSKLVLGANGVPDIISNSFYLLMGWVSVIGLKDLIKNLPQKGLKLLVSGGITYTGGVGFLIWETAPFNHAVWHLFVSAGTLFHYFCILESLLPSNLLKKDNEHNHHHNHHQQPHQIQNQNQNLVNGANVVVVP; encoded by the exons ATGATTAATTCAACAGATATACTAGTAGAAAATAATGAAGCAGCATTGTTTTTGAATGATGGTCCAGAGGTTCAAACATACAGTGAAGAAGTTTTAAATTCTCTTTCACATGGTATTGGTTTACTTCTTTGTATACCAGctgtcttttttttattatcattagcTAGAATGAAGGGTTCAAAATGGCATGTAGTATCTTGTACAATTTATGGTATCACACtt atgACAATGTACTTTTGCTCGACTTTATATCATTCTGTTGATATAATTCATCTTCAAAAGTATAGAAATTTCTTTAAGGATTTAGATCATTGTGCAATTTATATGTTAATAGCAGGTACCTACACACCATTGACCCTAATCAATTtagtttataataatttaaatcataacaacaacaatagtaGTAGTTCTTCCAATCAACCAATGATTAACGGgggacaacaacaacaacaacaaaaaataaaaacaccaATAGCAAAAGCAGTTAAAATTGGATGGGCAatgtttgttttaatttgGGCAATGTGTGTACTTGGAGTTGGTAGTAAATTAGTATTGGGTGCAAACGGAGTACCAGATATCATATCGAATagcttttatttattaatgggATGGGTATCAGTGATTGGGTTAAaggatttaattaaaaatttaccaCAAAAAGGGTTAAAACTTTTAGTATCAGGTGGTATTACATATACTGGTGGTGTTGGTTTCTTAATTTGGGAAACTGCTCCTTTCAATCATGCCGTTTGGCATCTTTTCGTATCCGCTGGTACTTTATTCCattatttttgtattttgGAGAGTTTATTaccttcaaatttattaaaaaaagataatgaacataatcatcatcataatcatcatcagcaACCacaccaaattcaaaatcaaaatcaaaatctagTTAATGGTGcaaatgttgttgttgtaccatga